From a region of the Panicum virgatum strain AP13 chromosome 2K, P.virgatum_v5, whole genome shotgun sequence genome:
- the LOC120676774 gene encoding uncharacterized protein LOC120676774 has translation MRITGPTMQRPSIPLSLPYLLPHPSPHLSLSLSPTVSSLPLSRAGRTAGLRRGLPQGEVEARARSGGERAATAVASKRSRGSTFDTWVHILRQLQDLDVTCTLQFDLVKLAHPPTPPRPSALRTSPRIDNIVEKDQKDDALFGPHCTRQNIEASSLQGQAHVLDRGATVVDTTFEF, from the exons ATGAGGATCACGGGGCCCACCATGCAACGTCCCTCTATCCCTCTTTCTCTTCCTTAtctcctccctcacccctccccccacctctctctgtctctctctcccaCCGTCAGCTCTCTTCCTCTCTCAAGGGCTGGCCGCACGGCGGGCCTACGCAGGGGCCTACCCCAGGGCGAGGTAGAGGCGCGGGCGCGCagtggcggcgagcgcgcggctaCGGCGGTGGCGAGCAAGCGGAGCCGCGGGTCCACGTTCGACACATGGGTCCACATCCTCCGCCAGCTCCAGGACCTCGACGTCACCTGCACACTCCAGTTCGACCTCGTCAAGCTCGCCCACCCTCCAACCCCGCCGAGGCCAAG CGCGCTACGAACCTCCCCACGTATTGACAACATTGTGGAGAAGGATCAAAAGGATGATGCTTTATTTGGGCCGCACTGCACACGCCAAAATATCGAGGCCTCGTCCCTCCAAGGGCAGGCTCACGTCCTCgatcgaggggctactgttgtaGACACCACCTTCGAATTTTAA
- the LOC120676731 gene encoding protein MID1-COMPLEMENTING ACTIVITY 2-like isoform X2, translating to MSEATQWWLHGVGRTMETAWNPLALVGTVLTIAAQVIDRAKTAKSNRRKCDVLRERVEMISALLKELKKWQCTPDEATSTMLGHLHDALRRANDLVESCQRKKKFWHFRNAQKKAGEFADLDKRISNFLQDFHIANRILILSLSKERFFIYALEILLDDGACRRLPKDKREDLKRYISGLTNCDSMSQDNQRVLKMMIRDLMQGDAASRSPSVVNERGGRDHTDDVLLTLIAQTAADIIGEARNVKQSKEEFQWLAQIVQQVLDLMQHPVARQLTRHVEMGKLLERLWYDLKDAIDIVRSKSVHKKFHRQQDFQIRKVGYRIEYCLQVLPVIARPRRHSA from the exons ATGTCTGAAGCAACCCAGTGGTGGCTCCATG GTGTCGGGCGGACGATGGAGACGGCGTGGAATCCACTCGCGTTGGTGGGGACAGTCCTCACCATCGCGGCCCAGGTGATCGATCGGGCAAAGACGGCTAAGAGCAACAGGCGAAAGTGCGACGTACTTAGAGAACGCGTGGAGATGATATCGGCCCTCCTCAAGGAGCTGAAGAAGTGGCAGTGCACGCCGGACGAGGCGACAAGTACCATGCTTGGACACCTACACGATGCCCTCCGCCGCGCAAATGATCTCGTCGAGTCCTGCCAGCGCAAAAAGAAATTTTGGCACTTCAGGAATGCCCAGAAGAAGGCCGGCGAGTTCGCTGACCTGGACAAACGGATTTCCAACTTCTTGCAGGACTTCCATATCGCCAACCGGATCCTTATTCTCAGTCTCAGCAAAGAACGCTTCTTCATTTACGCACTCGAGATACTACTTGACGACGGCGCTTGCAGGCGCTTACCGAAG GACAAAAGAGAGGACCTGAAGAGATATATCAGCGGACTGACAAATTGTGACAGTATGTCACAGGACAACCAGAGGGTGCTGAAAATGATGATCAGGGACCTAATGCAGGG GGATGCAGCGAGTCGATCTCCATCAGTAGTTAACGAAAGAGGAGGCAGAGACCATACCGACGACGTTCTGCTGACGCTCATTGCTCAAACCGCAGCAGATATCATTGGGGAGGCGAGGAACGTGAAACAGAGCAAGGAGGAGTTCCAATGGCTCGCCCAAATTGTGCAGCAGGTGCTTGACCTCATGCAGCATCCAGTGGCTCGCCAGCTCACACGACATGTGGAGATGGGGAAGCTGTTGGAACGTCTCTGGTATGATCTAAAAGATGCGATCGACATCGTCAGGTCTAAGAGCGTCCACAAGAAATTCCATCGGCAGCAAGACTTCCAGATACGCAAAGTTGGGTACAGGATCGAATACTGCCTCCAAGTTCTTCCCGTCATTGCCAGGCCCAGGCGTCACAGCGCATAA
- the LOC120676731 gene encoding protein MID1-COMPLEMENTING ACTIVITY 2-like isoform X1: protein MIARKKCFTYREIYITKSSCTLGCIVLSLECMSTGVGRTMETAWNPLALVGTVLTIAAQVIDRAKTAKSNRRKCDVLRERVEMISALLKELKKWQCTPDEATSTMLGHLHDALRRANDLVESCQRKKKFWHFRNAQKKAGEFADLDKRISNFLQDFHIANRILILSLSKERFFIYALEILLDDGACRRLPKDKREDLKRYISGLTNCDSMSQDNQRVLKMMIRDLMQGDAASRSPSVVNERGGRDHTDDVLLTLIAQTAADIIGEARNVKQSKEEFQWLAQIVQQVLDLMQHPVARQLTRHVEMGKLLERLWYDLKDAIDIVRSKSVHKKFHRQQDFQIRKVGYRIEYCLQVLPVIARPRRHSA, encoded by the exons ATGATTGCCCGTAAAAAATGCTTTACATATAGAGAAATATATATTACCAAATCTAGCTGCACATTGGGCTGCATTGTATTATCCCTTGAATGCATGAGTACAGGTGTCGGGCGGACGATGGAGACGGCGTGGAATCCACTCGCGTTGGTGGGGACAGTCCTCACCATCGCGGCCCAGGTGATCGATCGGGCAAAGACGGCTAAGAGCAACAGGCGAAAGTGCGACGTACTTAGAGAACGCGTGGAGATGATATCGGCCCTCCTCAAGGAGCTGAAGAAGTGGCAGTGCACGCCGGACGAGGCGACAAGTACCATGCTTGGACACCTACACGATGCCCTCCGCCGCGCAAATGATCTCGTCGAGTCCTGCCAGCGCAAAAAGAAATTTTGGCACTTCAGGAATGCCCAGAAGAAGGCCGGCGAGTTCGCTGACCTGGACAAACGGATTTCCAACTTCTTGCAGGACTTCCATATCGCCAACCGGATCCTTATTCTCAGTCTCAGCAAAGAACGCTTCTTCATTTACGCACTCGAGATACTACTTGACGACGGCGCTTGCAGGCGCTTACCGAAG GACAAAAGAGAGGACCTGAAGAGATATATCAGCGGACTGACAAATTGTGACAGTATGTCACAGGACAACCAGAGGGTGCTGAAAATGATGATCAGGGACCTAATGCAGGG GGATGCAGCGAGTCGATCTCCATCAGTAGTTAACGAAAGAGGAGGCAGAGACCATACCGACGACGTTCTGCTGACGCTCATTGCTCAAACCGCAGCAGATATCATTGGGGAGGCGAGGAACGTGAAACAGAGCAAGGAGGAGTTCCAATGGCTCGCCCAAATTGTGCAGCAGGTGCTTGACCTCATGCAGCATCCAGTGGCTCGCCAGCTCACACGACATGTGGAGATGGGGAAGCTGTTGGAACGTCTCTGGTATGATCTAAAAGATGCGATCGACATCGTCAGGTCTAAGAGCGTCCACAAGAAATTCCATCGGCAGCAAGACTTCCAGATACGCAAAGTTGGGTACAGGATCGAATACTGCCTCCAAGTTCTTCCCGTCATTGCCAGGCCCAGGCGTCACAGCGCATAA